The window CTGCGTCCCGGCGGCCGCCTGCTGATCGAGGACGCGGACCCCGTGCTCCAGCCCCTGATCTGCCCCGACGAACACGGTCCCGAGCAGCGGCTCGCCAACCGGCTGCGCCAGGGCTTCCGCAAGCTGCTCGCCGAACGCGGCGCCGACCTGGCCTACGGCCGCAAGCTGCCGCGACTGCTCCGCGAGGCGGGGCTGCGGGAGGTGGAGGCCGACGCCTACTTCCCGGTGGCCTCCCCTGCCTGCACCGCCCTTGAGGCCGCGACCGTCCGCCAGGTCCGTGACCGGCTCGTCGCCGCCGGGCTGGCCACCGACGAGGAGATCGATCAGCACCTCGCCCATGTCGAGGCCGGCGACATGGACCTGGTCACCGCCCCGATGATCTCGGCGTGGGGCCGGAAGGCGTAGGCACCGACACCGCAAGCGCAAGCCCCGGCACCTGTCACAGTGTGCGGAAAGCGAGACCAGTAGCCCGGCCGGCCTGCACACGGTTCGCCGCGAGGGCCCGGCCCCTACCCGCCGCCCCCCTGACACGGTGGTCTGCCCCCCACCCGTCCGACCGCCTCCGCCCCTGCCCGGCACCCGAGTGCCGCCGCCTCCTCCGGGGCGGCGCCCGCGACCAGGGCCGCGAGGAACGCGCCGGTGAAGGCGTCACCGGCGCCCGTGGTGTCCCGAGGAATCGCCGACGCGGCCGGGACCCGGGCGGCCACGGTGCCGGACCGGGCCACCAGCGCACCGTCAGCACCCGCCTTGGCCACGACCAGCGGGACAAGACGGCTCAGCTTCGCCGCCGCGTCCGCCGGGTCCGGCAGCCCCGTCAGCAGGCACGCCTCGTCCCGGCTGGGCAGCAGCACGTCCAGCCTCTCGGCGAACGTCAGGAACCGGTCCACCCCCAGCTCCACCAGGAAACCCGCCGACGCCGGGTCGAGGCTGACCGGCACACCAC of the Streptomyces sp. 1222.5 genome contains:
- a CDS encoding class I SAM-dependent methyltransferase; the encoded protein is MTQSDGYLLDNRQSEAARRFDAFADLFDPTTFRHIEGLGIRPGWRCWEVGAGGSSVVSWLAERVGPTGTVVATDIDTTRLASVARPPVDVRVHDVGAEEPPGDGFDLVHARLVLVHVPDRERALRSMIQALRPGGRLLIEDADPVLQPLICPDEHGPEQRLANRLRQGFRKLLAERGADLAYGRKLPRLLREAGLREVEADAYFPVASPACTALEAATVRQVRDRLVAAGLATDEEIDQHLAHVEAGDMDLVTAPMISAWGRKA